Proteins from a single region of Hymenobacter aquaticus:
- the sucD gene encoding succinate--CoA ligase subunit alpha has translation MSVLVNKDSKVIVQGFTGSEGSFHAQQMIEYGTNVVGGVTPGKGGSTHLDRPVFNTVAEAVEKAGADTSIIFVPPAFAADAIMEAADAGIKVIVTITEGIPTKDMIAVKEYLKGRDGLRMIGPNCPGVMTAGECKVGIMPGFIFQKGRVGIVSKSGTLTYEAVDQLTKAGLGQTTAIGIGGDPIIGTTTKEAVELLMNDPETEGIVMIGEIGGGMEAEAARWIKATGNKKPVVGFIAGQTAPPGRRMGHAGAIVGGADDTAAAKMAIMRECGIHVVDSPAEIGETMLRVLGSK, from the coding sequence ATGAGCGTTCTGGTCAACAAGGATTCCAAAGTGATTGTGCAGGGTTTTACGGGCTCCGAAGGCTCGTTTCACGCCCAGCAGATGATTGAGTACGGCACCAACGTGGTTGGCGGCGTGACGCCCGGCAAAGGCGGCAGCACCCACCTCGACCGGCCCGTGTTCAACACCGTGGCTGAGGCCGTTGAAAAAGCCGGTGCCGACACCAGCATCATCTTTGTGCCCCCGGCTTTCGCCGCCGACGCCATTATGGAAGCCGCCGACGCCGGCATCAAGGTTATCGTAACCATCACCGAAGGCATTCCGACCAAGGACATGATTGCGGTGAAGGAATACCTCAAAGGCCGCGACGGTCTGCGCATGATCGGGCCCAACTGCCCCGGCGTAATGACCGCCGGCGAGTGCAAAGTGGGCATCATGCCCGGCTTCATCTTCCAGAAAGGCCGCGTGGGCATCGTGTCGAAATCGGGCACGCTGACCTACGAAGCCGTGGACCAGCTGACCAAAGCCGGCCTGGGCCAGACCACGGCCATCGGCATCGGCGGTGACCCCATCATCGGCACCACGACCAAAGAAGCCGTGGAGCTGCTCATGAACGACCCCGAAACCGAAGGCATCGTGATGATCGGTGAAATCGGGGGCGGTATGGAAGCCGAAGCCGCCCGCTGGATCAAGGCAACCGGCAACAAGAAACCCGTGGTAGGCTTCATTGCTGGCCAGACGGCCCCTCCCGGCCGCCGCATGGGCCACGCCGGCGCCATCGTCGGTGGTGCCGACGACACGGCCGCGGCCAAAATGGCCATCATGCGCGAGTGCGGCATCCACGTCGTGGATTCGCCCGCCGAGATTGGCGAAACGATGCTGCGCGTACTGGGCAGCAAGTAA
- a CDS encoding S1C family serine protease has product MTKTSTLTVCVLFIGSILLQSCATIISGSRQAMFVSGQPEGSTYYVGTKPLKASPVADKPGTVKVLIKRKGTSEFKIKHEGYKDYNEALNADRPNAVTYLNYLGLPLILPYLVGMMTDAGTGAVYKFSQTDIHAEMPHLTQAVAGAPSIQAGAMNVRIKGGDKMGNFYIVKEATDVLYFGKSLDVDAEHLRSNVNNTLKDLGYSVPGSEGRSMFSNGANSRYTIQGEMRDIKYDVKASNKYESFAHYSTHCRVEVTWKLVNQARQTVVEQKTSGMSIKGEKGGSAAFEDAFDNAFLTFLENKDVVAALSKPAAKAGAATEQLAAVMLRRAAPPKLTADNGVSLAARNVVVIETGDGHGSGCIVSTDGYIITNAHVVSDEQEVKVLLPDGLAAKGQVVRVNADLDLALVKIDAEGLSAFQLPTANQAEVGTDVFAIGTPADKELSQTVTKGIISARRKIEGRALIQTDVSINGGNSGGALVTRSGQLLGIVNAKIVGKGIEGIGFAIPAEQIADILQLKYID; this is encoded by the coding sequence ATGACAAAAACCTCTACTCTTACTGTTTGCGTCCTGTTCATCGGCAGCATCCTGCTGCAAAGCTGCGCCACTATTATCTCCGGCTCCCGGCAGGCCATGTTCGTATCGGGGCAGCCCGAGGGCAGCACGTACTACGTCGGCACCAAGCCACTGAAGGCTAGTCCCGTAGCTGACAAGCCCGGCACCGTGAAGGTGCTGATCAAGCGCAAAGGCACGTCGGAGTTTAAAATCAAGCACGAAGGCTACAAGGACTACAACGAAGCCCTGAATGCCGACCGCCCCAACGCAGTCACCTACCTCAACTATCTGGGCTTGCCGCTGATACTGCCCTACCTGGTAGGCATGATGACGGATGCGGGTACCGGAGCCGTGTATAAGTTCAGCCAGACGGACATCCATGCCGAAATGCCCCACCTCACCCAGGCCGTGGCCGGGGCGCCCAGCATTCAGGCCGGCGCCATGAACGTGCGCATCAAGGGCGGCGACAAGATGGGCAACTTCTACATCGTGAAGGAGGCGACGGATGTGCTGTATTTTGGTAAGTCGCTCGACGTGGACGCTGAGCACCTGCGCAGCAACGTGAACAACACCCTCAAAGACCTGGGGTATTCCGTGCCCGGCAGCGAGGGGCGGAGCATGTTCTCAAACGGGGCCAACTCGCGCTACACTATTCAAGGGGAGATGCGCGACATCAAGTACGACGTCAAGGCCTCCAACAAGTACGAGTCCTTTGCCCACTACTCGACGCACTGCCGCGTGGAGGTAACCTGGAAGCTAGTCAACCAAGCCCGGCAGACGGTGGTTGAGCAAAAGACTTCGGGCATGAGCATCAAAGGCGAAAAGGGCGGCAGCGCAGCCTTCGAGGATGCCTTCGACAATGCCTTTCTGACGTTCCTGGAAAACAAAGATGTGGTAGCGGCCCTGTCGAAGCCAGCCGCCAAGGCGGGGGCTGCAACGGAGCAACTGGCCGCCGTGATGCTGCGCCGCGCCGCGCCGCCCAAGCTTACCGCCGACAACGGCGTCAGCCTGGCCGCTCGCAACGTGGTGGTTATCGAAACAGGCGACGGGCACGGCAGCGGCTGCATTGTCTCGACCGACGGCTACATCATCACGAATGCCCACGTCGTGAGCGACGAACAGGAGGTGAAGGTACTGCTGCCCGACGGGCTGGCGGCCAAAGGGCAGGTAGTGCGCGTTAATGCCGACCTGGACCTGGCCCTGGTGAAAATCGACGCCGAAGGGCTCAGCGCTTTCCAGCTCCCTACGGCCAATCAGGCCGAGGTTGGCACCGACGTATTTGCCATCGGCACGCCTGCTGACAAGGAGTTGAGCCAGACCGTAACGAAAGGCATCATCAGCGCCCGGCGCAAGATAGAAGGCCGCGCCCTGATACAAACCGACGTGAGCATCAACGGCGGCAACAGCGGCGGGGCACTGGTAACCCGCTCAGGACAGCTGCTGGGCATTGTGAATGCCAAAATTGTGGGCAAAGGCATTGAAGGAATTGGCTTTGCCATTCCCGCCGAGCAAATAGCGGATATTCTGCAGCTTAAATACATCGACTAA
- a CDS encoding mercuric reductase, producing the protein MPTSYDVLIIGSGQAGNPLAVALAEAGRKVVLVEENHLGGSCINYGCSPTKALLASAERAHQLRTAADYGIAATEPQVDFRAVIARKDAIIKKSRAGVRSNLTQEHEGITVLHGHAAFTGPRAVRVALAGGETEELRVPLVFINTGTRAAVPELAGLQDVPYLTTTELLDLQELPEHLLILGGGYIGLEFGQMFRRFGSRVTIIESNKNLLEHEDADVCQAMQELLEAEGIEFVLGAEAHHVSRNAEGVLTLSARTKAGERRLRGTHLLVATGRVPNSDKLGLDTIGVKTDEKGYIQVNSRLETAAKGVYALGDVHGGPQFTHISYDDYRVVRDGIVHRKWRSAKQRPLPYTVFTDPQLGRIGLSEDQAREQGIDYRVATMPVRTIGRARETGRTLGFWKVLVDGQDRVLGAAILGPEGGEIMMMFQLVMMGKLKYPQLRNMVIAHPTWAEGLNNVFTKLQKPNG; encoded by the coding sequence ATGCCTACTTCGTACGATGTTTTGATTATTGGCTCCGGTCAGGCCGGCAACCCGCTGGCCGTGGCCCTGGCCGAAGCCGGCCGGAAAGTGGTGCTGGTGGAGGAAAACCACCTGGGCGGCTCCTGCATCAATTACGGCTGCTCGCCCACCAAGGCCCTGCTGGCCTCGGCCGAACGGGCCCACCAGCTGCGCACGGCCGCCGACTACGGCATTGCCGCCACCGAGCCGCAGGTTGACTTCCGGGCGGTAATTGCCCGCAAGGATGCCATTATCAAAAAGTCGCGGGCGGGCGTGCGCAGCAACCTAACCCAGGAACACGAGGGCATTACGGTGCTGCACGGCCACGCGGCCTTTACCGGTCCCCGCGCGGTGCGGGTAGCGCTGGCGGGCGGCGAAACCGAGGAGCTGCGGGTACCGCTGGTTTTCATCAATACCGGTACGCGGGCGGCGGTGCCCGAGCTGGCGGGCCTCCAGGACGTGCCCTACCTGACCACCACCGAGCTGCTCGACCTGCAGGAGCTACCCGAGCACCTGCTGATTCTGGGCGGGGGCTACATCGGGCTGGAGTTTGGGCAGATGTTTCGCCGCTTCGGCAGCCGGGTTACGATTATCGAATCGAATAAGAACTTGCTGGAGCACGAGGATGCCGACGTGTGCCAGGCCATGCAGGAGCTGCTGGAAGCCGAGGGCATCGAGTTTGTGCTGGGTGCCGAGGCCCACCACGTGTCGCGCAACGCGGAGGGCGTACTTACGCTGTCGGCCCGCACCAAGGCCGGGGAGCGGCGCCTGCGCGGCACCCACCTGCTGGTAGCTACCGGGCGCGTACCCAACTCCGACAAGCTGGGCCTGGACACCATCGGGGTGAAAACCGACGAGAAAGGCTACATCCAGGTGAATAGCCGCCTCGAAACCGCTGCTAAGGGCGTGTACGCCCTGGGCGACGTGCACGGCGGGCCGCAGTTCACCCACATCAGCTACGACGACTACCGCGTGGTGCGCGACGGAATCGTGCACCGCAAGTGGCGCTCGGCCAAGCAGCGGCCCCTACCCTACACCGTGTTTACCGACCCGCAGCTGGGCCGCATCGGCCTTTCCGAAGACCAGGCCCGGGAGCAGGGCATCGACTACCGGGTGGCGACGATGCCGGTGCGCACCATTGGTCGGGCCCGGGAAACGGGCCGCACCCTGGGCTTCTGGAAGGTGCTCGTCGACGGGCAGGACCGGGTGCTCGGGGCGGCTATCCTGGGGCCGGAGGGCGGCGAAATCATGATGATGTTTCAGCTGGTAATGATGGGCAAGCTAAAATATCCGCAGCTGCGAAACATGGTTATTGCCCACCCGACCTGGGCTGAGGGACTTAATAACGTGTTTACGAAGTTGCAGAAGCCTAACGGGTAG
- the rny gene encoding ribonuclease Y, whose protein sequence is MPDILYIILAAVLALGVGIVVGRQLAGKARLDHEADAKARAQQIIQEAEAQATRTRDERIQQSKDKFRLLKNEFEQDSKRQKQELEAELTQRRQGVVEQEQSIKQLTLTTQRQLEQIQKKEQDMDALREKLQHDSQQQRERLEAQEEKRRATLETQLAKLQQREQEVEEELESTRESLQAQLSQVQHQLETISGLTAAEAREQLVESLKNEAQIQASSYIKDVVAQAKLTATKDAKKVVLETIQRTAAEHAIENCVSIFNIESDDVKGKIIGREGRNIRALEAATGVEIIVDDTPEAIIISGFDPVRREVARLSLHLLVKDGRIHPARIEEIVAKTRKNIDEEIVEIGERTIIDLGIHGLHPELIKMVGRMRFRSSYGQNLLQHSREVANLCATMAAELGLNVKHAKRAGLLHDIGKVSTEEPELPHAILGMEMAKKYKEHPDVVNAIGAHHDEIEMTAMISPLVQACDAISGSRPGARREMMESYIKRLKQLEETAVSFDGVLQCYAIQAGRELRVMVNADNVTDDRAQELSYEISQKIEKEMQYPGQIKITVIREMRAVAYAK, encoded by the coding sequence ATGCCCGACATTTTGTATATCATCCTGGCCGCCGTGCTTGCCCTTGGGGTCGGCATCGTGGTCGGCAGGCAGCTGGCCGGCAAGGCCCGCCTGGACCACGAGGCCGACGCCAAAGCCCGCGCCCAACAGATCATTCAGGAGGCCGAAGCCCAGGCCACCCGCACCCGCGACGAGCGGATTCAGCAGTCGAAAGACAAATTCCGCCTGCTCAAAAACGAGTTTGAGCAGGACAGCAAGCGGCAGAAGCAGGAGCTCGAAGCCGAGCTGACCCAGCGCCGCCAGGGCGTAGTCGAGCAGGAGCAGAGCATCAAGCAGCTCACCCTCACCACCCAGCGCCAGCTCGAGCAAATCCAGAAGAAGGAGCAGGACATGGACGCCCTGCGCGAAAAGCTCCAGCATGACTCCCAGCAGCAGCGCGAGCGGCTGGAGGCCCAGGAAGAAAAGCGCCGCGCCACCCTGGAAACCCAGCTAGCCAAGCTCCAGCAGCGCGAGCAGGAAGTAGAGGAGGAGCTGGAAAGCACCCGCGAGTCGCTCCAGGCCCAGCTCAGCCAGGTGCAGCACCAGCTCGAAACCATTTCGGGCCTGACCGCCGCCGAAGCCCGCGAGCAGCTGGTCGAGTCGCTCAAGAACGAAGCCCAGATCCAGGCCAGCTCCTACATCAAGGACGTGGTGGCCCAGGCCAAGCTCACGGCTACCAAAGATGCCAAGAAAGTCGTGCTCGAAACCATTCAGCGCACCGCCGCCGAGCACGCCATTGAGAACTGCGTCTCGATTTTTAACATCGAATCGGACGACGTAAAAGGCAAAATCATCGGCCGCGAGGGCCGCAACATCCGCGCCCTGGAAGCCGCTACCGGCGTCGAAATCATCGTCGACGACACGCCCGAGGCCATTATCATCTCCGGCTTCGACCCGGTGCGCCGCGAAGTAGCCCGCCTGAGCCTGCACTTGCTGGTGAAGGACGGCCGCATTCACCCGGCCCGCATCGAGGAAATCGTGGCCAAGACCCGCAAGAACATCGACGAGGAAATCGTCGAAATCGGCGAGCGGACCATCATCGACCTGGGCATTCACGGCCTGCACCCCGAGCTGATCAAGATGGTGGGCCGCATGCGCTTCCGCTCGTCGTATGGTCAGAACCTGCTCCAGCACTCGCGCGAAGTAGCCAACCTCTGCGCCACGATGGCCGCCGAGCTGGGCCTGAACGTGAAGCACGCCAAGCGCGCCGGCCTGCTCCACGACATCGGTAAAGTAAGCACCGAGGAGCCCGAGCTGCCCCACGCCATCCTGGGCATGGAGATGGCCAAGAAGTACAAGGAGCACCCCGACGTGGTCAACGCCATCGGCGCCCACCACGACGAAATCGAGATGACGGCCATGATTTCACCCCTCGTGCAGGCCTGCGACGCCATCAGCGGCTCGCGCCCCGGTGCCCGCCGCGAGATGATGGAAAGCTACATCAAGCGCCTCAAGCAGCTCGAAGAAACCGCCGTATCGTTCGACGGCGTGCTGCAGTGCTACGCCATCCAGGCCGGCCGCGAGTTGCGCGTGATGGTCAACGCCGACAACGTAACCGACGACCGGGCCCAGGAGCTGAGCTACGAAATCTCGCAGAAAATCGAGAAGGAAATGCAGTACCCCGGCCAGATCAAAATCACGGTAATCCGCGAAATGCGCGCCGTAGCCTACGCTAAGTAG
- a CDS encoding cell division protein ZapA codes for MSELSIKIRIADRDYPMRVAPLEEERLRLAGRLLGERIKEFREQYGIQDKQDLLAMIALSTMADSLKVSKEKDGTDAALTERLARLDELLSGVVLG; via the coding sequence ATGAGCGAACTTTCCATTAAAATCCGCATTGCCGACCGGGATTACCCGATGCGGGTAGCCCCCCTGGAGGAGGAGCGCCTGCGCCTGGCGGGCCGCCTGCTGGGCGAGCGGATCAAGGAATTTCGCGAGCAGTATGGCATTCAGGACAAGCAGGATCTGCTGGCCATGATTGCCTTGTCCACCATGGCTGACAGCCTGAAGGTCAGCAAGGAAAAGGACGGCACCGATGCAGCCCTGACCGAACGCCTCGCGCGCTTGGACGAGCTGCTGTCGGGCGTGGTGCTGGGCTAA